A region from the Chloroflexota bacterium genome encodes:
- the rplI gene encoding 50S ribosomal protein L9, translated as MPSVKVVLIKDVPSLGQIGDVASVSAGYARNYLLPRGLAVTATAKRLADTHFHEELADRREAAARAEAEGLAAALQGQAITIAVVVGDQGRMHGQITNQDVATAIREQLGVEIDRHTLQIDSPIRSLGRYLLPIRVAAGVEASITLEVVEYEEPAEEPEEPEEPEAPEEAEPGAVEVGEYDFSR; from the coding sequence ATGCCAAGCGTCAAAGTCGTGCTGATCAAAGACGTGCCGAGTCTGGGCCAGATTGGCGACGTGGCCTCGGTCTCGGCGGGCTATGCGCGCAACTATTTGTTGCCGCGCGGCCTGGCGGTGACCGCGACCGCCAAACGGCTGGCGGACACGCACTTTCATGAGGAATTGGCCGACCGGCGCGAGGCGGCCGCGCGGGCCGAGGCGGAGGGCCTCGCCGCCGCCCTCCAGGGCCAGGCCATCACGATCGCGGTGGTCGTGGGCGACCAGGGACGCATGCACGGCCAGATCACCAACCAGGACGTCGCCACGGCGATTCGCGAGCAGCTTGGGGTGGAGATCGATCGTCACACGCTGCAGATCGACAGTCCGATCCGGTCGCTGGGCCGCTACCTGCTGCCGATTCGAGTCGCGGCGGGCGTTGAGGCGTCCATCACGCTCGAGGTAGTCGAATACGAGGAGCCGGCGGAAGAGCCCGAGGAGCCGGAGGAGCCGGAGGCGCCGGAGGAAGCCGAGCCAGGTGCCGTCGAAGTTGGGGAATACGACTTCTCGCGCTAG
- the dnaB gene encoding replicative DNA helicase, with amino-acid sequence MTTEIERLPPQDLDAERSLLGSLLIDSDAVSTVSGKIQPDDFYREQHRAIFEAVSNIASRNERSDSVTVSDELRRTESLELAGGPPYIADLINAVPTAFHVEHYASIVRRTGILRRIIQAATQMAGASYRAGADPDDVLDLAESLIFSIANEMGTRDFESLRAVMHVFEEQLMFRLQHRGVLSGVATGIGELDRLTGGLQRSDLIVLAARPGMGKTAFALQLALHAAMHNDVPVGFFALEMPGHQLAQRIVGSRARVDSMRIRDGELNDAEIAKAVAAMAELAEYPILIDDSPSLTVLELRGKARRMHLEHTIGLLIVDYLQLMSSATYRDNRVQEITEITRSLKSLARELNIPVVACAQLSRAVEQRPNPTPRLSDLRESGSIEQDADVVVFLHEPERDDEVIGKPVDLRLTIAKQRNGPVGELDLRFIRSHGRFEEVAERSL; translated from the coding sequence GTGACGACCGAGATCGAACGACTTCCGCCCCAGGACCTGGATGCCGAGCGCTCATTGCTGGGCAGCTTGCTGATCGACTCGGATGCCGTGAGCACGGTCAGCGGCAAAATCCAGCCCGACGACTTCTACCGCGAGCAGCACCGCGCCATCTTCGAGGCCGTCTCCAACATCGCCTCGCGCAACGAACGCTCGGACTCGGTGACGGTATCCGACGAGCTGCGCCGGACGGAGAGCCTGGAGCTCGCTGGCGGCCCGCCGTATATCGCCGACTTGATCAACGCGGTGCCCACGGCGTTCCACGTGGAGCACTACGCCTCTATCGTGCGGCGGACGGGCATCCTGCGGCGGATCATCCAGGCGGCCACGCAAATGGCCGGCGCGTCCTATCGCGCGGGCGCCGATCCCGACGACGTGCTGGACCTGGCCGAGAGCCTCATCTTCAGCATCGCCAATGAGATGGGGACGCGCGACTTCGAGTCGCTGCGCGCGGTGATGCACGTGTTCGAAGAGCAGCTCATGTTCCGGCTGCAACATCGAGGCGTCCTGAGCGGCGTGGCAACCGGCATCGGCGAGCTGGATCGGTTGACGGGCGGCCTGCAGCGCTCCGACTTGATCGTCCTGGCGGCGCGGCCCGGCATGGGGAAAACGGCGTTCGCCCTGCAACTGGCGCTGCACGCCGCCATGCACAACGACGTTCCAGTCGGCTTCTTCGCGCTGGAGATGCCGGGGCATCAGCTGGCGCAGCGGATCGTGGGCAGCCGCGCCCGGGTCGACTCCATGCGGATTCGAGACGGCGAGCTCAACGACGCGGAGATTGCCAAGGCCGTGGCGGCGATGGCCGAGCTCGCCGAGTACCCGATCTTGATCGACGATTCGCCGTCGCTGACGGTGCTCGAGCTGCGGGGGAAGGCCCGGCGCATGCACCTGGAGCACACCATCGGGCTGCTCATCGTTGACTACTTGCAGCTAATGAGCTCCGCGACCTACCGCGACAATCGGGTGCAAGAGATCACCGAGATCACCCGCTCGCTGAAGTCGCTGGCCCGTGAGCTCAACATCCCGGTCGTGGCCTGCGCCCAGCTCTCGCGCGCCGTCGAGCAGCGGCCAAACCCCACGCCCCGGCTTTCGGACCTGCGCGAAAGCGGGTCCATCGAGCAGGACGCTGACGTCGTAGTCTTCCTGCACGAGCCCGAGCGCGACGACGAAGTGATTGGAAAGCCCGTGGACCTGCGCCTGACGATTGCCAAGCAACGCAACGGGCCGGTCGGTGAACTGGATCTGCGATTCATTCGCTCGCACGGGCGATTCGAGGAAGTCGCCGAGCGGTCGCTATAG
- a CDS encoding iron-containing alcohol dehydrogenase has translation MAEMPQGRDFRVPPVIHVGEGALSRLPETLTDLGIQRAVLVTDRVLASGPWMPVLQAYAAEAEVELTIDDALAAEPTTDDVGRALGRIRASDADGVIAFGGGSAIDTAKSAAVLAGNPGGLPDYEGYERIPRPGLPVIAIPTTAGTGAEVTRGVAVTDPVRDVKMLLMSAQLVPAAAIVDPAPTVSMPPGVTASTGLDALTHAIEAYVSRKSYPLTDALAIDAVKRIAGSLVRAYECPDDLEARDAMARGSLHAGMAFHNSSVALVHGMSRPIGALFHVPHGLSNAMLLPAVMAFSIPGAVARYADIGRAMGAAGAGDTDEAAAASGMRLVEELCAQVEVPTLAAWGVDREAFRRATPKMARDALASGSPGNNPRLASEAEIVELYEQVISL, from the coding sequence ATGGCCGAAATGCCCCAGGGCCGAGACTTTCGCGTGCCGCCCGTGATTCACGTCGGCGAAGGCGCCCTGTCACGACTGCCGGAAACCCTGACCGACCTGGGCATCCAGCGCGCGGTGCTGGTGACGGATCGCGTGCTCGCCAGCGGGCCGTGGATGCCCGTCTTGCAGGCATATGCGGCCGAGGCCGAGGTCGAGCTGACGATCGACGATGCGCTGGCGGCAGAGCCGACGACGGACGACGTGGGCCGCGCGCTGGGGCGCATTCGCGCGAGCGACGCGGATGGCGTGATCGCGTTCGGCGGCGGCAGCGCCATCGATACGGCCAAGTCGGCGGCCGTGCTGGCGGGCAATCCGGGCGGGCTGCCCGACTACGAAGGGTACGAGCGGATTCCGCGTCCGGGGCTGCCGGTTATTGCGATTCCCACCACGGCCGGGACTGGCGCGGAGGTGACCCGCGGCGTGGCGGTCACCGATCCCGTACGCGACGTGAAGATGCTGCTGATGAGCGCGCAGCTGGTGCCGGCGGCGGCCATCGTCGACCCGGCGCCGACCGTGAGCATGCCGCCGGGGGTGACGGCCTCCACCGGCCTCGACGCGCTGACGCACGCCATCGAGGCGTACGTTTCCCGCAAGAGCTATCCGCTTACCGACGCGCTGGCTATCGACGCCGTCAAGCGCATCGCCGGGTCGCTGGTGCGGGCCTATGAGTGCCCGGACGACTTGGAGGCCCGTGACGCGATGGCGCGGGGCTCGCTGCACGCGGGCATGGCGTTCCACAACTCCTCGGTGGCGCTGGTGCACGGCATGTCGCGGCCCATCGGCGCGTTGTTCCACGTCCCGCACGGGCTCTCGAACGCCATGCTGCTGCCCGCGGTGATGGCGTTCAGCATCCCTGGAGCCGTGGCGCGCTATGCCGACATTGGGCGAGCCATGGGCGCGGCCGGGGCCGGCGACACCGACGAAGCGGCCGCCGCGAGCGGCATGCGGCTGGTCGAGGAGCTCTGCGCCCAGGTCGAGGTGCCGACGCTGGCCGCATGGGGCGTCGATCGCGAGGCGTTTCGGCGCGCCACGCCCAAGATGGCGCGCGACGCGCTGGCCAGCGGCAGTCCGGGCAACAATCCCCGGCTGGCCTCCGAGGCCGAGATCGTGGAGCTCTACGAGCAGGTGATCAGCCTCTGA
- the secA gene encoding preprotein translocase subunit SecA → MALGILKHLVGDDAERTARQLRPRVAEINDLEPETQRLSDRELLGVTDELRQQLASGESLDDLLPEAFAAVREAVRRHTGERQFDVQLMGGMVLHDGDIAEMRTGEGKTSVAALAAYLNALEGRGVHIVTVNDYLAARDAGWYGRALVERLGLTAGVIQHDLPPDDRRAAYAADLTYGTNNEFGFDYLRDNMVHDLAHRVQRGLNYAIVDEVDNILIDEARTPLIISGAAEESTEHYYQFAGLVTRLDAATDFTVDLKLRAVSLTEVGISKMERLLKVDNLYDEKSFQLVHYLEQALRAQVMYTRGKDYVLFANGQVIDGRDRRAEVVIVDEFTGRLMHGRRFSDGLHQAIEAKENVAVQRESQTMATVTFQNYFRMYEKLAGMTGTAKTEEQEFQTIYDLNVRVIPTHREMIRDDAPDLVYASAKARDRAVISGIVASYRERRPVLVGTTSIEKSEELSGMLRREGVVHNVLNAKYHAQEAQIVAEAGRLDAVTIATNMAGRGTDIILGGRPEGRSAAQWQAEHDQVIELGGLHVLGTERHDARRIDNQLRGRSGRQGDPGASQFFVSLEDELMRRFGSDRIQGLMQRLGVEEDQPIESGMVTKALESAQTKVEAHNYETRKYVIEFDNVVNRQRGVIYQQRDRIIKAEDLVDMVDEMLEREVDHLVDAHDISPQTEPEELEELVQSYLAISGGPARGLRADDFEGLRADDLREALQARAHEDWRRKIDELPDDAVQPLLRWIMLQNTDYLWVQHLTAIEDVRQGIGLRAYGQQDPLVAFKREGFQMFEQLMTTMQSDILRRVFRAQVQQQLPASTVLSRHREQAAAATPAAPAAGASRANGSGGQAPRLTRRERRRRERDEKKRAKRQARRGKKVRSG, encoded by the coding sequence ATGGCCCTGGGCATTCTCAAACACCTCGTCGGCGACGATGCCGAGCGCACTGCGCGACAGCTTCGACCTCGCGTGGCCGAGATCAACGACCTGGAACCCGAGACGCAGCGGCTCTCGGATCGGGAGCTGCTTGGCGTAACCGACGAGCTGCGCCAGCAGCTGGCGTCCGGCGAGTCGCTGGACGACCTGCTGCCGGAGGCCTTTGCCGCCGTGCGCGAGGCCGTGCGCCGGCACACGGGCGAGCGGCAGTTCGACGTGCAGCTGATGGGCGGGATGGTGCTGCACGACGGCGACATTGCCGAGATGCGCACCGGTGAGGGCAAGACGTCGGTGGCGGCATTGGCCGCCTATCTCAACGCGCTCGAAGGCCGCGGCGTGCACATCGTGACGGTGAACGACTACCTGGCGGCGCGCGACGCCGGCTGGTACGGCCGCGCCCTCGTGGAGCGCTTGGGGCTGACCGCCGGCGTGATCCAGCACGACTTGCCGCCCGACGATCGGCGCGCGGCCTATGCGGCCGACCTGACTTACGGCACGAACAACGAGTTCGGGTTCGACTACCTGCGCGACAACATGGTGCACGACCTGGCGCACCGGGTGCAGCGCGGGCTCAACTACGCCATCGTGGACGAGGTCGACAACATCCTCATCGACGAGGCTCGGACGCCGCTCATCATCTCGGGGGCCGCCGAGGAGTCCACCGAGCACTACTACCAGTTTGCGGGGCTCGTGACGCGGCTGGATGCGGCCACGGACTTCACCGTCGATCTGAAGCTCCGCGCCGTATCACTGACGGAAGTGGGCATCTCGAAGATGGAGCGGCTGCTCAAGGTCGACAACCTGTACGACGAAAAGTCGTTCCAGCTCGTTCACTACCTGGAGCAGGCGCTGCGCGCGCAGGTGATGTACACGCGCGGCAAGGACTACGTGCTGTTTGCGAACGGCCAAGTCATCGATGGCCGCGATCGCCGGGCCGAGGTGGTGATCGTGGACGAGTTCACGGGCCGTCTGATGCACGGGCGGCGCTTCAGCGACGGCTTGCACCAGGCGATCGAGGCCAAGGAAAACGTCGCCGTGCAGCGCGAGAGCCAGACGATGGCCACGGTGACGTTCCAAAACTACTTCCGCATGTACGAGAAGCTCGCCGGCATGACGGGTACCGCCAAAACGGAAGAGCAAGAGTTTCAGACCATCTACGACCTCAACGTGCGGGTGATCCCGACGCATCGCGAGATGATCCGGGACGACGCCCCCGACCTCGTCTATGCCTCGGCCAAGGCTCGTGACCGGGCGGTGATCAGCGGCATCGTCGCGTCCTACCGCGAGCGGCGGCCCGTACTCGTCGGCACGACGTCGATCGAAAAGTCCGAGGAGCTGAGCGGCATGCTGCGGCGCGAGGGCGTGGTGCACAACGTGCTCAACGCCAAGTACCACGCGCAGGAGGCGCAGATCGTGGCCGAGGCGGGCCGGCTGGACGCGGTCACCATTGCCACGAACATGGCGGGCCGCGGCACGGACATCATCCTGGGCGGTCGGCCCGAGGGGCGCTCAGCCGCGCAGTGGCAGGCGGAGCACGACCAGGTCATCGAGCTTGGCGGGCTGCATGTCCTCGGCACCGAGCGGCACGACGCCCGCCGGATCGACAACCAGCTGCGCGGTCGTTCCGGCCGCCAGGGCGACCCCGGCGCCAGCCAGTTCTTCGTGTCGCTGGAAGACGAGCTGATGCGGCGGTTCGGCTCGGATCGCATCCAGGGGCTGATGCAGCGGCTGGGCGTGGAAGAGGACCAGCCGATCGAGAGCGGCATGGTGACGAAGGCGCTTGAATCCGCCCAGACCAAGGTGGAGGCCCACAACTACGAGACGCGCAAGTACGTCATCGAGTTCGACAACGTGGTGAACCGGCAGCGCGGCGTGATCTACCAGCAGCGCGATCGCATCATCAAGGCCGAAGACCTGGTCGACATGGTGGACGAGATGCTCGAGCGCGAAGTCGACCACCTGGTGGACGCGCACGACATCTCCCCGCAAACGGAACCGGAGGAGCTGGAAGAGCTGGTGCAGTCATATCTGGCGATCAGCGGCGGACCCGCCCGCGGCCTGCGGGCGGACGATTTCGAAGGGCTGCGCGCGGACGACCTGCGCGAAGCGCTGCAAGCCCGCGCCCACGAGGATTGGCGTCGCAAGATCGACGAGCTGCCGGATGACGCCGTGCAGCCGCTGCTGCGCTGGATCATGCTCCAAAACACGGACTATCTCTGGGTACAGCATCTGACCGCCATCGAAGACGTGCGGCAGGGCATCGGGCTGCGCGCTTACGGGCAGCAGGACCCGCTGGTGGCCTTCAAGCGCGAAGGCTTTCAGATGTTCGAGCAGCTGATGACCACCATGCAGTCCGACATCTTGCGGCGCGTGTTTCGCGCGCAGGTGCAGCAGCAGCTCCCGGCCAGCACCGTCCTTTCGCGGCACCGGGAGCAGGCCGCCGCGGCGACACCAGCGGCACCGGCGGCGGGCGCCAGCCGAGCCAACGGCAGCGGGGGCCAGGCGCCGCGGCTGACGCGGCGCGAGCGCCGACGCCGGGAACGCGACGAGAAGAAGCGCGCCAAGCGCCAGGCGCGACGCGGCAAGAAAGTCCGGTCCGGCTAG
- the prfB gene encoding peptide chain release factor 2 (programmed frameshift), with protein MPSALDSADVLQSARSLCDRVRDFRGHLDLASNAERLAELEAQIAEPEFWGDQVRARDTMREITRLKSQIEIWDELETAAAEVLELAELADADDADMLGDVAAEASALTRRLDALETQLLLGGEFDAHDAFLTIQSGAGGTESQDWAEMLLRMYSRWAERRKCDATVIEVSPGEEAGIKSATVQIEGDFAYGYLKAERGVHRLVRQSPFDAGNRRHTSFARVDVIPVLEEAGDIEIDPADLRVETFRAGGHGGQYVNKTDSAVRITHQPSGIVVSSQNQRSQHQNREVALQVLRARLLERDIAAREAEQVRLRGDLKAVDFGSQIRSYVLHPYRMVKDVRTGVEVGNTQAVLDGDLDVFIDTYLRATAPSTVERPS; from the exons ATGCCATCCGCTCTCGACTCCGCCGACGTCTTGCAATCCGCTCGCTCACTGTGCGACCGGGTGCGCGACTTTCGGGGGCATCTT GACCTTGCGTCCAACGCCGAGCGCCTGGCCGAGCTAGAGGCGCAAATCGCCGAGCCCGAGTTTTGGGGGGACCAAGTCCGGGCTCGCGACACCATGCGCGAAATCACGCGTCTGAAGTCGCAGATCGAGATCTGGGACGAGCTTGAAACGGCAGCCGCCGAGGTCTTGGAGCTCGCCGAGCTGGCGGACGCGGATGACGCCGACATGCTCGGCGACGTGGCAGCCGAAGCATCCGCGCTGACACGCCGCCTCGATGCGCTCGAGACGCAGCTGCTGCTGGGCGGCGAATTCGACGCCCACGATGCCTTCCTCACGATCCAGTCCGGGGCGGGCGGCACGGAGAGCCAGGACTGGGCCGAGATGCTGCTGCGCATGTATTCGCGCTGGGCCGAGCGGCGCAAGTGCGACGCGACGGTGATCGAGGTATCGCCCGGCGAGGAAGCCGGCATCAAGAGCGCGACGGTGCAGATCGAGGGCGACTTCGCCTATGGCTATCTGAAGGCCGAGCGCGGCGTGCATCGGCTGGTGCGCCAGTCGCCGTTCGACGCCGGCAACCGGCGGCACACCTCATTCGCCCGCGTGGACGTGATTCCGGTGCTGGAAGAGGCCGGCGACATCGAGATCGACCCGGCCGACCTCCGCGTCGAGACCTTTCGGGCCGGCGGGCACGGCGGGCAATACGTCAACAAGACCGATTCGGCGGTGCGAATCACGCACCAGCCGTCGGGCATCGTGGTGAGCTCCCAAAACCAACGGTCGCAGCACCAGAACCGTGAGGTCGCCCTGCAGGTGCTGCGCGCACGGCTGCTGGAACGCGATATCGCCGCGCGAGAGGCTGAGCAGGTGCGGCTGCGGGGCGACTTGAAAGCCGTGGACTTCGGCAGCCAGATCCGCTCGTACGTCCTGCACCCCTACCGCATGGTCAAGGACGTGCGCACCGGCGTGGAGGTGGGCAACACGCAAGCGGTGCTGGACGGCGATCTCGATGTCTTCATCGACACCTACCTGCGGGCGACGGCGCCTTCAACCGTGGAGCGGCCCTCATGA
- a CDS encoding peptidase MA family metallohydrolase, with amino-acid sequence MRRRVVRAPLVAMLVALALVGAWTTSAAAELDSAVLTTDVEFGTGITFRLEMPHAAAEPASVEVRYGLPDSIVVRRSAAEFSVADGLLRAAFAWEPRDPLVVGTEVEYRFVVRSADGSETQTAPAAVSYIDATLPWTTASEGLVEIWYYAGGEAVEMDARAGIRAALDILRDSFGAELERPTRLMLYADIAQMRRDLGGGTSAWVGGAAIADLNVTVLHAPVVNRDPLDLQATVAHEITHIVLEHRTHNSFGGLPAWLHEGLATTVEAEIKERFAYGDIMTRLVDEDNFVSLRGITGSFPADSQAAVNAYAQSNSLVTYIIETWGREGIADLLEAYAGGVSDNEAVQAALGISLDELDRAWLGTHGVDSPTFSALTQPEIAGATAPPDGEGTPPARPAPDPVVAAAAALAVIAAAATVLLVRRVRVARGYARY; translated from the coding sequence ATGAGGCGGCGCGTCGTCCGAGCCCCGCTCGTCGCGATGCTGGTAGCCCTGGCGCTCGTGGGGGCCTGGACCACGTCGGCGGCAGCGGAGCTCGATTCGGCGGTGCTCACCACGGACGTGGAGTTTGGCACCGGCATCACCTTTCGCCTGGAAATGCCGCATGCGGCCGCGGAGCCTGCCAGCGTCGAGGTGCGTTACGGGCTCCCGGACAGCATCGTGGTCCGCCGGTCGGCGGCGGAGTTTTCGGTGGCCGACGGGCTCCTGCGCGCCGCGTTCGCCTGGGAGCCTCGCGACCCGCTAGTGGTCGGCACCGAGGTCGAGTACCGGTTCGTTGTCCGTTCGGCCGATGGGTCGGAGACTCAAACCGCCCCGGCGGCCGTGAGCTATATCGACGCGACGCTGCCTTGGACAACTGCCAGCGAAGGCCTGGTCGAGATTTGGTATTACGCGGGAGGCGAGGCGGTCGAGATGGACGCGCGGGCCGGCATTCGCGCGGCCCTGGACATCTTGCGCGACAGCTTCGGCGCCGAGCTGGAGCGACCGACGCGGCTGATGCTGTACGCCGACATCGCGCAGATGCGCCGGGACCTGGGGGGTGGTACGAGTGCCTGGGTCGGCGGCGCAGCGATCGCCGATTTGAACGTCACCGTGCTGCATGCCCCGGTGGTGAACCGCGACCCGCTCGACCTCCAGGCCACAGTTGCGCACGAGATCACGCATATCGTCCTGGAACACCGCACGCACAACTCGTTTGGCGGTTTGCCGGCCTGGCTCCACGAGGGCCTGGCCACAACCGTGGAGGCGGAGATCAAGGAGCGATTTGCCTACGGCGACATCATGACAAGGCTCGTTGACGAGGACAATTTCGTTTCCCTACGCGGCATCACCGGCAGCTTTCCGGCGGACAGCCAGGCGGCCGTGAACGCGTATGCCCAGAGCAACTCGCTCGTGACGTACATCATCGAGACCTGGGGAAGAGAAGGCATTGCCGACCTGCTCGAGGCGTATGCGGGCGGCGTGTCCGACAACGAGGCGGTGCAGGCGGCGCTGGGCATCTCGCTCGACGAGCTTGATCGTGCGTGGCTGGGCACCCATGGGGTGGACAGCCCGACATTTTCGGCGCTGACGCAGCCCGAGATCGCCGGCGCGACGGCGCCACCGGACGGCGAAGGGACGCCACCCGCCCGGCCGGCGCCCGACCCCGTCGTTGCCGCCGCGGCCGCGTTGGCCGTCATCGCGGCCGCGGCAACCGTGCTCCTCGTCCGGCGTGTACGCGTCGCGCGCGGATATGCTCGGTACTAA
- a CDS encoding ATP-binding cassette domain-containing protein has product MIVLEDVHKVYPNGTQALNGVSLEIPERDFAFLVGPSGAGKTTIIRLINRDETVTTGSVFVEATDVTRLRRRDVPQLRRRVGVIYQDYKLLPSLTVRQNVEFVLKATNEFDHLSDGLVEETLATVGLTRRTNHYPHQLSGGEQQRTAIARALVRRCPILVADEPTGNLDQESGWETIQLLVQLNARGTTVVIATHNRTLVDTMRRRVIEIERGRVVRDEPEGGYYG; this is encoded by the coding sequence ATGATCGTCCTGGAGGACGTGCACAAGGTCTATCCCAACGGCACGCAAGCACTCAACGGCGTGAGCCTGGAGATTCCCGAACGCGACTTTGCCTTCCTGGTCGGTCCCAGCGGCGCGGGCAAGACGACCATCATTCGGCTCATCAACCGCGACGAGACCGTGACTACTGGCAGCGTGTTCGTGGAAGCCACCGACGTGACCCGGCTGCGGCGCCGGGACGTGCCCCAGCTGCGGCGGCGCGTGGGAGTGATCTACCAGGACTACAAGCTGTTGCCCTCGCTGACGGTCCGGCAAAACGTGGAGTTCGTGCTGAAGGCCACCAACGAGTTCGATCACCTGTCCGACGGGCTGGTGGAGGAGACGCTCGCGACCGTGGGGCTTACCCGGCGGACCAACCACTACCCCCACCAGCTATCCGGCGGCGAGCAACAACGGACGGCTATCGCGCGCGCGCTGGTGCGGCGGTGCCCGATATTGGTGGCCGACGAGCCGACGGGGAATCTCGATCAGGAGTCGGGCTGGGAAACCATCCAACTTCTGGTCCAACTCAACGCGCGGGGCACCACGGTGGTGATCGCCACCCACAACCGGACGCTGGTCGACACGATGCGGCGGCGGGTGATTGAAATCGAGCGCGGGCGAGTGGTTCGGGACGAGCCCGAGGGTGGCTACTATGGCTAG
- the ftsX gene encoding permease-like cell division protein FtsX has protein sequence MARLHVARYLLGSALTGLWRNRTMTGGAIVTTAIMLITLAGFLAINDTLNQMVTALGRKSNLIAYVRDEARPTQVMAIIDDLRTRPGVGEVQFVSKEDALAIFESRFVDQRDILDVLQSNPLPASVELRLNDPSVVPELAQELQTMTTVFDDVVVPLDVVEEVIGISNLARVAGSVIIIALTGVTLFVIVNTIRIAVFARRQEIEIMKLVGATDWFVRGPFVAEGAIIGGVGAGIAAIALVVLYAQAAPVVTRIVSFLPVSTDTDFVRNLAVFTLLVGLIVGSLGSYFSVRRYLSV, from the coding sequence ATGGCTAGGCTGCACGTCGCGCGCTACCTGCTCGGCTCGGCGCTCACGGGCCTTTGGCGCAACCGCACCATGACGGGCGGCGCCATCGTCACCACGGCCATCATGCTCATCACGTTGGCCGGGTTTCTGGCCATCAACGACACCCTGAACCAGATGGTGACGGCGCTGGGACGCAAGAGCAACCTGATTGCCTATGTGCGCGACGAGGCGCGCCCCACGCAGGTGATGGCGATCATCGACGATCTGCGCACGCGGCCCGGCGTCGGCGAAGTCCAGTTCGTGTCCAAGGAGGACGCGCTGGCGATCTTCGAGTCGCGGTTCGTGGACCAGCGCGACATCCTGGACGTGTTGCAGAGCAATCCGCTGCCGGCCAGCGTGGAGCTTCGTCTGAACGATCCGTCCGTCGTCCCCGAGCTGGCGCAGGAGCTGCAAACGATGACCACGGTCTTCGACGACGTGGTGGTGCCGCTGGACGTGGTCGAAGAGGTGATTGGGATTTCCAACCTGGCCCGCGTGGCCGGCTCGGTGATCATCATTGCCCTGACCGGCGTGACGCTGTTCGTGATCGTGAACACGATTCGGATCGCCGTGTTCGCGCGGCGCCAAGAGATTGAAATCATGAAGCTGGTGGGTGCGACCGACTGGTTCGTGCGAGGTCCGTTCGTGGCGGAGGGCGCGATCATTGGCGGCGTTGGGGCCGGCATCGCGGCCATCGCGCTGGTGGTGCTCTACGCACAAGCCGCGCCGGTCGTCACGCGGATCGTGTCGTTCCTGCCGGTGTCGACTGACACCGATTTCGTGCGCAACCTGGCGGTCTTTACGCTGCTTGTGGGTCTGATCGTCGGCAGCCTGGGCAGCTATTTCTCGGTTCGCCGCTACCTTTCGGTGTAG
- a CDS encoding ATP-binding cassette domain-containing protein, with the protein MIVLQSVTKSYGDVRAVNGVTLAISRGEFAFLMGTNGAGKTTLLRLISREEQPDTGVVLVGGGNTAELTGPGLTRLRRRMGVVYQDTRLLPNATVAENVALPLRVRGMGGADLTSDVKAVLERVRLADKESRFPRELSGGEQRKVAIARAVVANPEILLCDEPTESLSAERAAEIVDLLLDINADGVTTVVATHDTGTVNRLRRRVIHMDDGCVQSDTLVGSAAQPQPTNGPG; encoded by the coding sequence GTGATCGTGCTGCAGTCGGTCACCAAGAGCTATGGCGACGTGCGGGCGGTAAACGGCGTCACGCTGGCGATCTCGCGAGGCGAGTTCGCCTTTCTGATGGGGACGAACGGCGCGGGCAAGACCACGCTGCTGCGCCTGATTTCCCGCGAGGAGCAGCCGGACACCGGCGTGGTCCTCGTCGGGGGCGGCAATACCGCCGAGCTGACCGGGCCGGGGCTGACGCGGCTGCGGCGGCGCATGGGCGTGGTCTACCAAGACACGCGCCTGCTGCCGAACGCCACGGTGGCCGAGAACGTGGCGCTGCCGCTCCGGGTGCGTGGCATGGGCGGTGCCGATCTGACGTCCGACGTGAAGGCGGTGCTCGAGCGGGTTCGACTAGCCGACAAAGAGTCGCGCTTTCCCCGGGAGCTGTCGGGCGGCGAGCAGCGGAAGGTGGCCATCGCGCGCGCGGTGGTCGCGAATCCCGAGATCCTGCTCTGCGATGAGCCGACGGAAAGCCTGAGCGCCGAGCGGGCGGCGGAAATCGTGGACCTGCTGCTGGACATCAACGCCGACGGCGTGACCACGGTGGTCGCCACGCACGACACGGGCACGGTGAACCGTCTGCGCCGGCGCGTGATCCACATGGACGACGGCTGCGTGCAATCGGACACATTGGTTGGCTCCGCGGCGCAGCCACAGCCCACGAACGGTCCAGGCTAG